A stretch of the Papaver somniferum cultivar HN1 chromosome 6, ASM357369v1, whole genome shotgun sequence genome encodes the following:
- the LOC113289618 gene encoding SRSF protein kinase 1-like encodes MSCSSSSGSEDEDEGVDAYRKGGYHAVRIGDPFNGGRYIAQRKLGWGNFSTVWLAYDTKSSKFVALKIQKSAAEFAEAALHEIQVLSAIANGNPSDSKCVIRLIDQFKHSGPNGQHLCMVLEFLGDSLLRLIKHNRYKGLPLNKVRELCKSILMGLDYLHRELGIIHTDLKPENVLLVSTIDPSKDPEKSGLTPILERPEGNPNGGVVSNAIEKKLKRRARKAVAKIALRRDSMGGIKVREKKSLDGIDLRCKVVDFGNACWADQQLAEEIQTREYRAPEVILGAGYSFSVDMWSFACMAFELATGEMMFAPKCGQGFSEDEDHLARMMEFLGKMPRKVAITGSRSKEYFDRHGDLKRIRRLKFWSLDRVLVEKCNFNESDAREFTDFLSPLLDFAPDKRPTAEQSLQHPWLEIKSPNPSEEEKEDFGKLAVGMTNLQFEVGR; translated from the exons ATGTCGTGTTCATCATCATCTGGTTCAGAGGATGAAGATGAGGGAGTTGATGCTTACAGGAAAGGAGGATATCATGCTGTTAGGATTGGAGATCCATTCAATGGTGGTCGATATATTGCTCAAAGGAAACTTGGTTGGGGAAATTTCTCTACTGTGTGGCTTGCTTATGACACAAAATCATCT AAATTTGTTGCACTTAAAATCCAAAAGAGTGCTGCTGAATTCGCCGAGGCTGCACTTCACGAGATTCAAGTTTTATCCGCCATTGCAAATGGGAATCCGTCAGATTCAAAATGTGTTATCCGTTTGATCGACCAATTTAAGCACTCAGGTCCAAATGGGCAGCATTTATGTATGGTTTTGGAATTTCTTGGCGACAGCTTGCTTCGTCTAATAAAGCATAACCGTTATAAAGGTCTTCCATTGAATAAAGTTAGAGAATTGTGCAAATCGATTCTGATGGGTCTTGATTACTTACATAGAGAACTCGGTATAATCCATACAGATTTGAAACCTGAAAATGTGCTTCTTGTATCCACTATTGATCCTTCGAAAGACCCAGAGAAGTCTGGGCTCACTCCAATACTCGAGAGGCCAGAGGGAAACCCGAATGGTGGGGTTGTGTCGAATGCTATTGAGAAAAAGCTTAAGAGGAGGGCAAGGAAGGCGGTGGCTAAAATTGCATTAAGGAGAGATTCAATGGGGGGAATTAAAGTTCGTGAGAAGAAATCTTTAGATGGGATTGATCTGAGGTGCAAAGTTGTGGATTTTGGAAATGCATGTTGGGCCGATCAGCAACTTGCAGAAGAAATTCAGACAAGGGAGTATAGAGCTCCTGAGGTTATTCTCGGAGCTGGTTACTCCTTTTCCGTTGACATGTGGTCTTTTGCTTGCATGGCATTCGAACTTGCTACTGGTGAGATGATGTTTGCTCCCAAGTGTGGCCAGGGTTTCAGCGAGGATGAG GATCACCTAGCTCGAATGATGGAATTTCTGGGCAAGATGCCTCGAAAG GTTGCTATTACAGGATCTCGATCGAAAGAATACTTTGATAGACATGGAGACCTAAAAAGGATCCGAAGGCTGAAATTCTGGTCACTAGACCGAGTCCTGGttgagaaatgcaattttaacgAGTCTGATGCTCGTGAATTCACTGATTTTTTGAGCCCCCTTCTCGATTTTGCACCAGATAAACGGCCAACAGCTGAACAGTCATTGCAACATCCATGGCTTGAAATTAAAAGTCCTAACCCAAGTGAGGAAGAGAAAGAGGATTTTGGAAAGTTGGCAGTTGGGATGACTAATCTTCAGTTTGAGGTGGGCCGGTAG